A window of the Lactuca sativa cultivar Salinas chromosome 5, Lsat_Salinas_v11, whole genome shotgun sequence genome harbors these coding sequences:
- the LOC111892959 gene encoding ATP-dependent Clp protease proteolytic subunit 6, chloroplastic, producing MSASAISTSFTFSKVSRHELFSQRNSKRKSIVCTLPSPYSDTSKIGLSSKAQKLHLTPEEMHPHTLHNSSYNPIVARRGAPPIMPAVMTPGGPLDLSTVLFRNRIIFVGQPINSQVAQRVISQLVTLATIDDKADILVYVNCPGGSTYSVLAIYDCMSWIKPKVGTVAFGVAASEGALLLAGGEKGMRYAMPNARIMIHQPQSGCGGHVEDVRRQVNEAVQSRHKIDMMYAAFTGQPLEKVQQYTERDRFLSVSEALEFGLIDGILETEY from the exons ATGTCAGCCTCCGCCATATCAACGTCGTTTACTTTCTCTAAAGTTTCACGGCACGAACTGTTTTCTCAACG AAATTCGAAGAGGAAATCAATTGTTTGTACGTTGCCGAGTCCATACAGTGATACGTCTAAAATCG GTTTATCAAGTAAAGCACAAAAATTGCATTTGACACCTGAGGAAATGCACCCACATACTCTTCATAATTCAAG TTACAATCCaattgtagcaagaagaggggctCCACCCATAATGCCAGCGGTCATGACTCCAGGTGGACCTTTGGATCTTTCTACAGTATTATTCAGGAACCGTATTATTTTTGTTGGTCAACCAATCAACTCACAGGTAGCTCAACGAGTTATATCACAGCTTGTTACTTTAGCCACAATAGACGACAAGGCAGATATTCTG GTGTATGTGAATTGCCCTGGTGGGAGCACCTACTCTGTGTTGGCAATCTATGATTGCATGTCTTGG ATAAAACCTAAAGTTGGGACAGTGGCTTTTGGAGTTGCTGCAAGTGAAGGAGCACTTCTTCTTGCTGGTGGAGAAAAGGGCATGAGATATGCAATGCCAAATGCACGTATTATGATACATCAACCACAAAGTGGATGTGGG ggTCATGTTGAGGATGTAAGGCGCCAAGTCAATGAAGCTGTTCAGTCTCGCCAT AAAATCGACATGATGTATGCTGCCTTTACTGGGCAACCACTGGAGAAAGTGCAACAATACACAGAGAGGGACCGTTTCTTATCTGTATCTGAG GCCTTGGAATTTGGACTCATTGATGGGATATTGGAAACAGAATACTAG